In Oenanthe melanoleuca isolate GR-GAL-2019-014 chromosome 8, OMel1.0, whole genome shotgun sequence, a single genomic region encodes these proteins:
- the GLRX2 gene encoding glutaredoxin 2 isoform X1 — protein sequence MALQGALRRAAAGWGRRSRMGNIQTTSSGLSNDAAAVNQIQDIISHNPVVIFSKTTCPYCKMAKNLFEGLDVNYTAVELDVKANGRQFQDILEQMTGGRTVPRVFINGTCVGGATDTQKLHEEGKLLPLIHQCQMKANY from the exons ATGGccctgcagggggcgctgcgccgggcggcggcgggctGGGGGCGGCG TTCTAGAATGGGGAACATCCAGACCACTTCTTCAGGATTGTCTaatgatgctgctgctgtgaatcAAATACAG GACATTATTTCACACAACCCTGTGGTGATTTTCTCTAAAACAACATGCCCTTACTGCAAAATGGCAAAAAACCTGTTTGAGGGTTTGGATGTGAATTACACAGCTGTGGAACTGGACGTGAAGGCAAATGGAAGGCAGTTCCAAGACATTCTGGAACAGATGACTGGTGGCAGAACA GTTCCAAGAGTGTTTATCAATGGGACTTGTGTTGGAGGTGCAACAGATACTCAAAAACTTCATGAGGAAGGCAAACTGCTTCCTTTAATTCATCAGTgtcaaatgaaagcaaattacTGA
- the GLRX2 gene encoding glutaredoxin 2 isoform X2 encodes MGNIQTTSSGLSNDAAAVNQIQDIISHNPVVIFSKTTCPYCKMAKNLFEGLDVNYTAVELDVKANGRQFQDILEQMTGGRTVPRVFINGTCVGGATDTQKLHEEGKLLPLIHQCQMKANY; translated from the exons ATGGGGAACATCCAGACCACTTCTTCAGGATTGTCTaatgatgctgctgctgtgaatcAAATACAG GACATTATTTCACACAACCCTGTGGTGATTTTCTCTAAAACAACATGCCCTTACTGCAAAATGGCAAAAAACCTGTTTGAGGGTTTGGATGTGAATTACACAGCTGTGGAACTGGACGTGAAGGCAAATGGAAGGCAGTTCCAAGACATTCTGGAACAGATGACTGGTGGCAGAACA GTTCCAAGAGTGTTTATCAATGGGACTTGTGTTGGAGGTGCAACAGATACTCAAAAACTTCATGAGGAAGGCAAACTGCTTCCTTTAATTCATCAGTgtcaaatgaaagcaaattacTGA